A region from the Metarhizium brunneum chromosome 7, complete sequence genome encodes:
- the hem14 gene encoding Protoporphyrinogen oxidase: MTNRRSYATQSNNGDIAVVGGGLTGLTTAYYLAKQLPSTAKITLYEGSDRLGGWIRTDRVPVDVEGVGGVVSFERGPRTLSSNHLSTWKFDDLVLYDLALDLGLKVFTPPDQPRYIYYPDHLVTLPPAGSFAEFCREPLFLQSIWGGLGFLLRRMRSRAVPIKDMSVSEWLYEISGSRAVAENVASAMIHGIYGGDIDKLSARSVFDRFYWAYYLPNMGSDLRQMTMREQMFMSELSQDPQIRRMALKARGALLHFGRAGMDSLPKALADVLEATPNVEIKKGIPVRDISYDMETEKVNITTGNWADEERQHLENKTTTSHDRVISTMASQDLSRVTASKLPSLAETQSVSIMTVNLWYPKKHMKPRGFGYLIPRSVSREHNTERALGVFYDSDVSGAASPDEPEGTKLFVLMGGHYYDSGAPPPSESDAIEQAKSLLERHLGIPADTPCFALSRFAKECIPQHFVGHNDRMMQADQQLRDEFHGKLAVAGGSYSKIGAMGAIRAGYDIAKQTVGEGGWYTTGLESLEFPEPFVGVPISKIPVRRFRQLEQNRG, from the exons ATGACCAATCGACGGTCGTACGCGACGCAGAGCAACAACGGGGACATTGCTGTCGTCGGAGGAGGACTGACGGGTCTTACGACAGCGTACTATCTCGCGAAGCAGCTGCCGTCCACGGCCAAGATCACACTGTACGAGGGGAGTGACCGGCTCGGCGGATGGATTCGAACGGATCGTGTGCCGGTGGACGTGGAGGGCGTCGGGGGGGTCGTTAGTTTTGAGAGAGGCCCAAGGACGTTGTCGTCGAACCATCTGAGTACGTGGAAGTTTGACGATCTCGTGCTGTACGACTTG GCTCTCGATCTAGGTCTCAAGGTCTTCACACCACCCGATCAACCACGCTACATCTACTACCCGGACCATCTCGTCACACTTCCACCCGCCGGTAGCTTCGCCGAGTTTTGCCGCGAGCCGCTTTTCCTTCAATCCATCTGGGGCGGCCTAGGCTTCCTCCTACGCCGCATGCGCAGCCGCGCGGTTCCCATAAAGGACATGTCCGTGTCAGAATGGCTGTACGAGATTAGCGGAAGTCGCGCCGTCGCGGAGAACGTCGCATCCGCCATGATCCACGGCATATACGGTGGTGATATAGACAAGTTGAGCGCCAGATCAGTGTTTGACCGCTTCTATTGGGCGTATTACCTGCCAAACATGGGCTCAGATCTTAGACAGATGACCATGAGAGAACAGATGTTTATGAGTGAACTATCGCAGGATCCGCAGATTCGCAGGATGGCACTCAAGGCACGAGGTGCATTGTTGCATTTCGGCAGGGCGGGAATGGACAGCTTGCCAAAGGCGCTGGCAGATGTGCTGGAAGCAACCCCCAATGTAGAGATTAAGAAGGGCATTCCGGTGCGTGATATCAGCTACGACATGGAGACGGAAAAGGTCAAT ATTACAACCGGCAACTGGGCCGACGAAGAGCGGCAGCACCTCGAGAACAAAACCACCACCTCCCACGATCGTGTCATATCCACCATGGCAAGCCAGGACCTCTCCCGCGTCACGGCCTCGAAGCTGCCCAGCCTCGCGGAAACGCAATCTGTTTCCATCATGACCGTTAACCTTTGGTACCCCAAGAAGCACATGAAGCCACGCGGCTTCGGCTACCTGATCCCTCGGTCTGTCAGCCGCGAACACAACACCGAGCGAGCCCTCGGCGTCTTCTACGACTCCGACGTCAGCGGTGCGGCGTCGCCCGACGAGCCCGAAGGCACGAAGCTATTCGTCCTCATGGGCGGGCACTACTACGACTCTGGCGCTCCTCCACCCTCAGAATCAGACGCCATCGAGCAGGCCAAGTCCCTCCTGGAGCGCCATCTAGGCATCCCCGCCGACACGCCCTGCTTCGCCTTGTCCAGATTTGCAAAGGAATGCATTCCGCAACATTTCGTAGGCCACAACGACCGCATGATGCAGGCCGATCAACAGCTCCGTGACGAATTTCATGGCAAACTAGCAGTGGCAGGCGGCTCGTATAGCAAGATTGGTGCCATGGGCGCGATTCGCGCTGGGTACGACATTGCGAAGCAGACTGTCGGCGAGGGAGGGTGGTACACAACGGGACTGGAGAGTCTAGAGTTTCCAGAACCGTTTGTCGGCGTGCCCATTTCGAAAATTCCCGTCAGGAGGTTTAGACAGCTAGAGCAGAACAGGGGCTAG
- the NAB2 gene encoding Nuclear polyadenylated RNA-binding protein NAB2, with protein sequence MSVEVSLNTPLADALDAAIKPKLIEVGWGTGSDDSASLSEYIVLMLVNGKSQDQIAADLSTDLLGLPADDPTVHDFSRWLFEQVGLLNAQLNGRHPAGGNAPEGASHDMAQGGDMDTDMTVNDVSELNAPTGPRSMRNGNFRGGRDKRMLGHMSKAMDRTGDNALHRVRGNGNERINTHGRVPPSGPRNAQGRMQRNNRASNLQAGLAAGPQSAGWMMNGQQPSEMDIMAMIEQQNQMMYQLSQQLMGGGGHNRGFGNQRRGKSLFDRVQHPHQRRGNQHNQQTDADGSKENAEGGEDVDMSGDKRNPPNPDDTVCKYNLHCTNRECKFAHQSPAAPPGVTVDVTDVCSFGAACKNRKCVGRHPSPATKLAHQSEQDCKFFPNCQNPRCPFRHPSMPLCRNGANCTTEGCKFTHVKTKCKFNPCMNPTCAFAHEEGQQGGFKDKVWTADSSNEHVSERKFVEEGSQPELVKADEMTTDQAAQDAEVIG encoded by the exons ATGTCGGTCGAAGTTAGCTTGAATACTCCTCTGGCGGATGCGCTTGATGCCGCCATCAAACCCAAGCTCATCGAAGTGGGATGGGGTACTGGCTCCGATGACTCTGCGTCTCTTTCTGAGTACATCGTCCTGATGCTTGTCAACGGCAAAAGCCAGGATCAGATCGCCGCAGATCTTTCAACCGACCTATTAGGTCTCCCTGCCGATGACCCTACTGTGCACGACTTTTCGAGATGGCTCTTCGAACAGGTTGGCCTCCTTAACGCGCAGTTGAACGGCCGCCACCCCGCTGGTGGAAATGCTCCAGAAGGCGCATCGCATGACATGGCTCAAGGGGGAGACATGGACACTGATATGACTGTCAATGATGTTTCAGAACTTAATGC CCCTACTGGCCCCCGCTCGATGCGAAATGGAAACTTCCGAGGTGGCAGAGACAAGAGGATGCTTGGACACATGTCAAAAGCCATGGACCGGACCGGCGATAACGCCCTCCACCGCGTGCGAGGTAACGGCAATGAGAGGATTAATACCCATGGTCGCGTTCCACCATCTGGGCCCCGAAACGCCCAAGGACGCATGCAGCGAAATAACCGTGCTTCGAACCTTCAAgctggcctggctgcagGTCCCCAAAGCGCCGgatggatgatgaatggaCAACAACCGAGCGAGATGGATATCATGGCTATGATTGAGCAGCAGAATCAGATGATGTACCAGTTGTCACAACAACTGATGGGCGGAGGAGGACACAACAGAGGGTTTGGTAACCAGCGCCGGGGCAAGTCACTGTTTGACCGCGTTCAACACCCTCACCAGCGGAGGGGCAATCAACATAACCAACAGACCGATGCCGACGGATCAAAGGAAAATGCCGAGGGCGGGGAAGATgttgacatgtctggtgaCAAGCGCAACCCCCCGAACCCCGACGATACTGTTTGCAAATACAACTTGCATTGCACCAACAGAGAATGCAAGTTTGCCCACCAGTCGCCCGCGGCCCCCCCCGGCGTGACTGTGGACGTTACCGATGTATGCAGCTTTGGGGCTGCTTGCAAGAATAGGAAATGCGTTGGTCGTCACCCTTCGCCAGCCACAAAGCTTGCGCATCAGAGCGAACAGGACTGCAAGTTCTTTCCCAACTGCCAGAACCCGCGCTGTCCATTTAGGCATCCATCCATGCCCTTGTGTCGCAATGGTGCCAATTGCACCACCGAAGGCTGCAAGTTTACTCACGTCAAGACGAAATGCAAGTTTAATCCCTGCATGAACCCAACATGTGCCTTTGCGCATGAGGAAGGCCAGCAAGGCGGTTTCAAAGATAAGGTCTGGACTGCCGACTCATCCAACGAGCACGTCAGCGAGAGGAAGTTTGTAGAAGAGGGCAGCCAGCCCGAGCTTGTAAAGGCCGATGAGATGACGACGGACCAAGCGGCGCAGGACGCTGAGGTTATCGGATGA
- the CYP52A1 gene encoding Cytochrome P450 52A1, translating into MGVVEAVLELLSARVILSFLLFAIVLHRVIQRFDEHRRIKRLGNYGKDMGSWVPLGLDIVSRGIRAVWTHKTMEVWRDHFFKRNKRNTVEGRIANERVIFTIDPENIKAILATQFSDFGKGEPFREEWGEFLGDSIFTTDGAMWHNSRQMLRPQFTRDRVSDLECFEGHMDTLFRTMANGGALQGENQPVNMKEVNGRVIDIADLFYRYTLDVATDFLLGTDVKSMSTPKQEFAEAFNNVQRFQNIASRASNLRWLIPKWQYRADLRVINTFVGRFIDLALQMTPEELESKSKADKGYTFLHELARFTRDPKVIRDQVIAVLLAGRDTTAGTLSWAIYELARHPECFAKMRREILEVVGPTKPPTYEHLKNMPYMKAVINETLRLYPAVPFNVRLALKDCTLPRGGGPDGTEPLPVLKDTKIGYSTLVMQRRPELYPAVSETFADPALFSPERWTNWHPKPHEYIPFNAGPRICIGQQFALTEMSYVLVRMFQRFDRLDSHMFELDGDSPMLKADVVLSPGQGVRVAFWEAQQAEKA; encoded by the exons atgggcgTCGTTGAAGCCGTCCTGGAGCTACTGTCTGCGAGGGTCAtcctctcttttcttctatTTGCCATTGTCCTCCATCGCGTGATTCAACGTTTTGACGAGCACCGCCGGATCAAACGTCTTGGTAACTATGGCAAGGACATGGGAAGCTGGGTCCCGTTGG GCCTTGATATAGTTTCGAGAGGCATCCGCGCAGTTTGGACGCATAAAACTATGGAAGTCTGGCGTGATCACTTTTTCAAACGCAACAAGCGCAACACGGTTGAAGGTCGTATTGCCAACGAACGCGTCATTTTCACCATTGACCCGGAAAATATCAAGGCTATCTTAGCAACGCAGTTTTCTGATTTTGGCAAGGGAGAACCCTTCCGCGAAGAGTGGGGAGAATTTCTGGGTGATAGTATCTTCACAACCGATGGTGCCATGTGGCATAACAGCCGGCAGATGCTGAGACCCCAGTTTACGAGAGATCGTGTCAGCGATCTCGAGTGCTTCGAGGGGCACATGGATACTCTATTTAGGACGATGGCAAATGGGGGTGCTTTACAAGGAGAGAACCAGCCGGTGAATATGAAAGAGGTCAATGGACGTGTCATTGATATCGCGGATTTGTTTTACCGATACACCTTGGATGTTGCAACGGATTTCCTCCTTGGAACTGACGTCAAGTCGATGAG TACCCCAAAGCAAGAATTTGCCGAAGCCTTCAACAATGTTCAACGCTTCCAAAACATCGCCTCTCGTGCTAGCAACCTTCGCTGGTTGATTCCGAAATGGCAATATCGCGCTGATCTCCGTGTCATCAACACCTTTGTGGGACGCTTCATCGACCTCGCACTGCAAATGACCCCCGAGGAACTGGAATCCAAGAGTAAAGCCGACAAAGGATACACTTTCCTCCATGAACTTGCTCGATTTACCCGCGACCCCAAGGTTATTCGAGACCAGGTTATCGCTGTCCTGCTTGCGGGTCGCGACACCACTGCCGGAACTCTATCTTGGGCTATTTACGAGCTGGCACGCCATCCAGAATGCTTCGCCAAGATGCGTCGTGAAATCCTCGAGGTTGTCGGCCCTACCAAGCCGCCCACCTACGAACATCTAAAGAACATGCCTTACATGAAGGCCGTCATTAACGAAACGCTTCGCCTCTACCCCGCCGTCCCGTTCAACGTCCGCCTCGCCCTCAAGGACTGCACCCTCCCTCGCGGCGGCGGACCCGACGGCACCGAACCCCTTCCCGTTCTCAAAGACACCAAGATCGGCTACTCTACACTGGTCATGCAGCGCCGTCCGGAATTGTACCCCGCTGTTTCTGAGACCTTTGCCGACCCTGCCCTATTCAGTCCCGAGCGATGGACAAACTGGCATCCGAAGCCACATGAATACATACCCTTCAATGCCGGTCCCCGTATCTGCATTGGCCAGCAGTTTGCTCTTACAGAAATGAGCTATGTCCTAGTTAGGATGTTTCAGCGTTTCGACCGTCTAGACAGCCACATGTTTGAACTGGATGGGGATAGTCCTATGCTGAAAGCAGACGTTGTTTTGTCGCCAGGGCAGGGAGTTCGCGTTGCGTTTTGGGAAGCACAGCAGGCTGAAAAGGCATGA
- the ARO8 gene encoding Aromatic amino acid aminotransferase, with the protein MPVATPHTALPGQPGQSQPAQASSNGVNGNHAAAAAALNGTKNGVTPGSSIIEDILARRAKAGKLVAGIAAASDSDMWKGPQNGKPKAKRWDSHLSKESLERKPCTLKLAAKHLKKPGLISLGGGLPSSETFPFAEFAMKVPVAPHFSEEETLENGQTVTIGKYDVRDHDAVYDLSIALNYGQSTGSAQMLRFLTEHTEIVCNPPYADWRICQTIGSTGALEQALRMFCDKDRGDSVLTEDFSFSTALETIAPLGVKVFGTPIDDEGLVPEAMDMLLTNWDDKERGARKPHVLYTVPSGQNPTGATQGTERRRAIYSVCQKHDVFIIEDEPYYFLQMQPYTGRNQPDVPPPSTVEEFVSSLIPTYVSMDIDGRVLRMDSVSKVLVPGSRLGWVVASEQIIERYQRHAEVASQGPSGFSQIILYKLLDETWGHEGYLRWLMNLRVQYTKRRDALLAACEEHLPRDIVTWTPPAAGMFLWLHVDYAKHPQAATKSLNDVEEEIFNSCIDGGVLVARGSWFLAEKEKPMPGLFFRATYAAASPENMNEAIRRFGQAVRHSFGNW; encoded by the exons ATGCCGGTTGCTACACCCCACACAGCCCTCCCAGGCCAGCCTGGCCAATCACAGCCCGCGCAGGCAAGCTCCAATGGTGTCAACGGCAAccatgctgctgccgctgctgctctgaACGGAACCAAGAATGGAGTCACACCGGGCTCGTCCATCATCGAGGACATACTGGCCAGAAGGGCCAAGGCCGGAAAGCTCGTTGCCGGAATTGCTGCCGCTTCAGATAGCGATATGTGGAAGGGTCCG CAAAATGGAAAACCAAAGGCAAAGCGCTGGGACA GCCATCTCAGCAAGGAAAGCCTAGAGCGAAAGCCATGCACCCTTAAGCTAGCAGCGAAGCACCTCAAGAAACCTGGTCTCATttccctcggcggcggcctgccTTCCAGCGAGACTTTTCCATTCGCTGAATTCGCCATGAAAGTCCCCGTCGCTCCTCACTTCTCCGAGGAGGAAACCCTAGAGAACGGGCAGACTGTCACCATTGGAAAATACGATGTGCGCGACCACGATGCCGTTTACGACTTATCCATTGCCCTTAACTACGGCCAGTCTACCGGCTCGGCGCAAATGTTGCGCTTCCTCACCGAACACACCGAGATTGTGTGTAACCCTCCTTATGCAGACTGGCGCATCTGCCAAACTATTGGCAGCACCGGCGCGCTAGAGCAAGCTCTCCGAATGTTCTGCGACAAGGATCGAGGGGATTCCGTTCTGACCGAGGACTTTAGCTTCTCAACCGCTCTGGAGACCATTGCCCCCCTCGGTGTCAAAGTCTTTGGAACCCCCATTGACGATGAGGGTTTGGTACCAGAGGCCATGGACATGCTCCTCACCAACTGGGACGACAAGGAGCGTGGCGCTAGAAAACCCCATGTTTTGTACACAGTCCCGTCTGGCCAAAACCCCACGGGTGCTACTCAGGGCACCGAGAGGAGAAGGGCCATCTACTCCGTCTGCCAAAAGCAcgacgtcttcatcatcgaaGACGAGCCGTACTACTTCCTTCAGATGCAGCCCTACACCGGCCGCAACCAGCCTGACGTTCCTCCCCCGAGTACCGTTGAAGAATTTGTATCATCCTTGATCCCGACGTATGTCAGCATGGACATTGACGGCCGCGTCTTGCGCATGGACTCTGTCTCCAAGGTCCTAGTGCCCGGCTCGCGGCTCGGCTGGGTGGTTGCCTCGGAGCAAATCATCGAGCGGTACCAGCGTCACGCCGAGGTAGCCAGCCAAGGACCCAGCGGTTTCTCCCAAATCATTCTGTACAAACTCCTTGACGAAACGTGGGGCCACGAAGGCTACCTGCGGTGGTTGATGAACCTGCGCGTACAGTATACCAAGAGAAGGGATGCCCTGCTCGCCGCATGCGAGGAGCATCTACCCCGGGATATCGTGACCTGGACCCCCCCGGCCGCGGGCATGTTT TTATGGCTTCATGTAGACTACGCCAAGCATCCTCAAGCCGCCACCAAGTCCCTCAACGACGTCGAAGAAGAGATTTTCAACTCGTGTATCGACGGCGGCGTCCTCGTTGCCCGAGGTTCCTGGTTCCTGGCTGAGAAGGAGAAACCAATGCCTGGATTATTCTTCCGCGCCACATACGCTGCTGCCAGCCCAGAGAACATGAACGAGGCCATTAGGAGATTCGGCCAGGCTGTGCGTCATAGTTTTGGCAACTGGTAA
- the Ric1 gene encoding Guanine nucleotide exchange factor subunit RIC1: MYWPIGTPRIYATSSSRAPDLNLVVSYDGLQQPDAYSSSSSLGKDGQSRAAADDVDFQHPSPTPLTPATPAVQPVLGDDLFPSAKSPSPSIDSRNKATVPFKDPVLALAVTRTAHLFGVITTTSITLWQTKPTVVLAVVVRSESSIQSYGTNVDLLLRPDSAILVVHTSKGYLITYSIATDGESCVYKPQFPNHHNVQRRKQSLIGPQAALRGDQILWGPGEGSGVRDVSVRFRMVIKIDAGIESALALDDELVVATRKPAAVQCIRWTPDSTGNQTRTEIISKMGWVENKTSILEMTYDRPMNLATWITSDGRVYAVQRQQSREDLDSEGVDAKRLFKGYCFHIPETSASHAVKAVINARFSLIAAGCADGTVYVYSVRDYSGNIVLSHKHKIPVSNAATGAFTSLCYSPDGYCLFAGFEKGWSTWSMFGKLGSNSFGSDARISSGNDEQWLTGVSSASWIGGGSEILLAGPCHEAIWSLEMAKNAVTGCYNEANVFRTVLQTPAAVMVYRGYDLPDMTSISAEPFLWHTARIPPTYLLNQWPIRQTVISADGRYVAVAGRRGLAHYSVNSGRWKTFTTEAMENDFQVRGGMCWYQHILVAAVESDRSFELRLFSRETPLDMAQVLFRQHIPAPVVLVTTSGEDSLLVYTYENILYHFIFTPWADSVRLVQAGQIAFHGIVRSPARVRGLSWILPESQMVDGDPSQDVAVASVIFLVDGKLVLLSPSLNEEGQLKYDMRIIAQNVEYHASMRDQPLLNVAHLSDDPSLRRGPPALKYSLWVFDGVEVKAWANINELLNGALADGGKDFPAPVSVPVDFYPLSVLLEKGIILGVESDLVQRRDVTFSFFHFAIRTHLFLPEILRFYLRQGRTIEAGELCEQYQNLEYLSHGLEILLHRVLDEEADTCPKPEDAVLPRVLSLLSASSKEYLDVVLQCTRKTEVRQWKTLFAYLPPAQELFEESLQRGSLKTAGGYLIVLHTLEEFQSLTDQSVRVLSRAIQEGDWELCKELARFLAAMDETGEVLKEVMEVVNIGQKQGRAPQEIVSRLKIPGPRVANGTRRSSRDDGEETESDVPSASDASSVGSTASPFNGARSP; encoded by the exons ATGTATTGGCCCATTGGCACTCCACGCATTTatgccaccagcagcagtcGCGCTCCCGATCTCAACCTCGTCGTGTCCTATGACGGCCTCCAGCAGCCCGACGCATAcagttcctcgtcatcactcGGCAAAGATGGACAGTCCCGAGCTGCtgccgacgacgtcgactttCAACACCCCTCTCCTACTCCATTGACGCCAGCCACGCCGGCTGTCCAGCCCGTCCTGGGAGACGACTTGTTTCCTTCAGCAAAGAGCCCCTCGCCCTCGATTGATTCGCGAAACAAAGCTACAGTTCCATTTAAAGATCCCGTACTTGCCCTAGCCGTCACCCGTACTGCTCACCTGTTTGGCGTCATCACGACAACAAGCATTACCTTGTGGCAAACCAAG CCTACCGTTGTACTTGCAGTCGTCGTGCGATCCGAGTCTTCTATCCAATCTTACGGAACCAATGTCGACCTCTTATTGCGTCCAGACTCTGCCATACTAGTGGTTCATACTTCCAAAGGATACCTCATCACCTATTCAATTGCTACCGATGGCGAGTCGTGTGTCTATAAACCCCAATTTCCAAACCACCACAACGTCCAACGGCGAAAACAAAGTCTGATTGGGCCCCAAGCGGCGCTGAGAGGAGACCAAATTCTCTGGGGTCCAGGAGAAGGCTCAGGGGTCCGCGACGTCAGCGTGCGATTCCGAATGGTGATCAAGATCGATGCTGGTATTGAAAGTGCCTTGGCACTCGATGACGAATTGGTTGTGGCGACAAGGAAGCCCGCCGCTGTTCAATGCATCCGATGGACTCCGGACAGCACGGGCAACCAGACGAGAACCGAGATTATAAGCAAGATGGGGTGGGTCGAGAATAAGACGTCTATTCTAGAGATGACATACGACAGACCCATGAATTTAGCAACCTGGATCACCAGCGATGGACGAGTATACGCGGTACAAAGACAACAATCGAGGGAGGACTTGGATTCTGAAGGTGTGGACGCAAAGCGTCTATTTAAAGGCTACTGTTTTCATATTCCTGAAACCTCTGCTAGccacgccgtcaaggctGTTATAAATGCCCGGTTTTCGTTGATTGCGGCGGGATGCGCTGACGGGACAGTTTACGTGTACTCTGTTCGAGATTACTCGGGTAATATTGTGCTCTCACATAAGCATAAGATCCCCGTTTCAAACGCCGCTACTGGAGCTTTTACTTCCCTTTGCTACTCCCCTGACGGATATTGCCTTTTTGCTGGATTTGAAAAGGGATGGTCGACATGGAGTATGTTTGGCAAACTAGGTAGCAACAGTTTCGGGTCCGATGCACGCATTTCCAGCGGGAATGATGAGCAGTGGCTGACCGGAGTGTCGTCAGCTTCGTGGATCGGAGGCGGTTCTGAAATCCTACTTGCAGGCCCTTGCCACGAAGCCATTTGGAGTTTGGAAATGGCCAAGAACGCAGTCACGGGCTGTTATAATGAAGCAAACGTCTTTCGGACGGTCCTTCAGACCCCGGCTGCAGTTATGGTGTATCGAGGATATGACCTCCCCGATATGACGAGCATCTCAGCCGAGCCCTTTCTGTGGCACACAGCCAGGATACCTCCAACATATTTGTTAAATCAGTGGCCCATCCGCCAGACGGTCATATCTGCAGATGGAAGAtacgtcgccgtcgccggccgCCGTGGCCTTGCACATTATAGCGTCAATAGCGGCCGATGGAAGACATTTACAACCGAAGCCATGGAAAACGATTTCCAAGTCCGAGGCGGCATGTGCTGGTATCAGCATATTCTCGTTGCTGCAGTCGAGAGCGACAGGAGCTTCGAGCTGCGCCTGTTCTCAAGAGAAACACCCCTCGACATGGCTCAAGTATTATTCCGCCAGCATATCCCCGCACCAGTTGTGCTCGTGACCACGTCTGGTGAAGATTCTCTTCTTGTTTACACGTATGAGAATATTTTGTATCATTTCATATTTACCCCATGGGCGGATTCTGTTCGTCTTGTTCAGGCGGGACAGATTGCGTTTCATGGCATAGTACGATCTCCTGCTAGAGTTCGAGGGCTCAGCTGGATATTACCTGAATCTCAGATGGTGGATGGGGACCCGTCTCAGGATGTGGCTGTAGCATCCGTGATATTCTTGGTGGACGGTAAACTAGTTCTTCTGAGCCCTTCGCTCAATGAAGAGGGCCAGTTGAAGTACGATATGCGTATTATTGCTCAAAACGTCGAGTACCACGCCAGCATGAGAGATCAGCCCCTACTCAATGTGGCCCATTTATCAGACGATCCGTCACTCAGACGTGGCCCGCCTGCATTGAAATATTCTCTATGGGTCTTCGACGGCGTGGAGGTGAAGGCGTGGGCTAACATTAACGAACTGCTGAATGGTGCTTTGGCCGATGGCGGCAAAGACTTTCCTGCGCCCGTATCTGTTCCCGTGGATTTTTATCCACTGTCAGTTCTACTGGAAAAGGGCATAATACTAGGAGTTGAATCAGACTTGGTCCAAAGGCGGGATGTgacgttttcttttttccatTTCGCCATCAGG ACACACCTGTTTCTGCCCGAGATTTTGCGCTTTTACCTGCGACAGGGCAGAACGATTGAAGCGGGAGAGCTCTGTGAACAATATCAAAATTTGGAGTACTTGTCGCACGGATTGGAAATTTTGCTTCATCGTGTCCTGGACGAGGAAGCAGATACATGTCCGAAACCTGAAGATGCTGTTCTTCCCCGGGTGCTGTCTCTTCTGTCAGCATCATCTAAAGAGTATCTAGACGTGGTGCTACAGTGCACTCGCAAAACAGAAGTGCGGCAATGGAAGACATTATTTGCTTACTTGCCTCCAGCGCAAGAGCTGTTTGAGGAATCGCTGCAACGGGGATCACTCAAAACCGCAGGCGGCTACCTGATCGTGCTGCACACACTTGAGGAATTCCAGTCGCTGACCGACCAGTCTGTACGCGTCTTGTCGAGGGCAATCCAGGAAGGGGACTGGGAGTTGTGCAAAGAACTCGCCCGTTTCTTAGCGGCTATGGATGAGACGGGAGAAGTGCTCAAGGAAGTGATGGAGGTGGTAAATATAGGACAAAAGCAAGGACGTGCTCCCCAGGAGATAGTGAGTCGGCTGAAGATTCCGGGTCCAAGGGTTGCCAATGGCACTAGAAGAAGTAGTAGGGATGATGGTGAGGAGACCGAGTCTGATGTACCGTCGGCAAGCGACGCGTCTAGTGTTGGGTCAACGGCCAGTCCTTTTAACGGAGCTAGGTCGCCATGA
- the ckb-2 gene encoding Casein kinase II subunit beta-2 encodes MDDYVSESDSDYTSYWRDWFISSRGNEYFCEIDEDYLTDRFNLTGLNTEVQYYQYALDLVTDVFDLDCDDEMRETIEKSARHLYGLVHARFIVTTRGLTKMLDKYKKAEFGKCPRVNCHSHPLLPMGLSDVPNVKPVKLFCARCEDIYNPKSSRHATIDGAYFGTSFHNIIFQVYPALIPTKTMERYVPRVYGFKVHASAALVRWQCVRRDEMRRRLRKLEIDSGFGVEEDADDDDDEADEDLEFEAVDGRGVMPI; translated from the exons ATGGACGACTATGTTAGCGAGTCCGATAGTGACTACACGAGCTATTGGCGTGACTGG TTCATCTCATCCCGTGGCAACGAGTACTTTTGCGAAATCGACGAAGACTACCTCACCGACCGATTCAACCTGACAGGTCTCAACACCGAGGTCCAGTACTACCAGTATGCACTGGACCTGGTCACCGATGTGTTTGACCTCGACTGCGACGACGAGATGCGCGAGACGATTGAGAAGTCGGCTCGGCATCTGTACGGACTCGTGCACGCGCGGTTCATCGTCACGACGCGGGGCCTCACAAAGATG CTAGACAAGTATAAAAAGGCCGAGTTTGGGAAATGCCCCCGGGTGAACTGCCACTCGCACCCGCTGCTGCCCATGGGGCTGAGCGACGTGCCCAACGTCAAGCCCGTCAAGCTATTCTGCGCCCGCTGCGAGGACATTTACAACCCCAAGTCGAGCCGGCACGCGACCATTGACGGCGCCTACTTCGGCACGTCTTTCCACAACATCATCTTCCAGGTGTATCCGGCGCTGATCCCGACCAAGACCATGGAGAGGTATGTGCCGCGGGTGTATGGGTTCAAGGTGCAcgcctcggcggcgctggtgcGGTGGCAGTGCGTCAGGAGGGACGAGATGAGGAGGCGGCTGAGGAAGCTCGAGATTGACTCTGgctttggcgtcgaggaggatgccgacgacgacgacgacgaggccgacgaggacctgGAGTTTGAGGCCGTTGATGGGCGGGGCGTGATGCCGATATGA